A genome region from bacterium includes the following:
- the kdsA gene encoding 3-deoxy-8-phosphooctulonate synthase produces the protein MNIVNVSNIKIGSEFVLIAGPCVIENEEITYNTALRIKRIAARLKIPFVFKSSYDKANRKRIDSYRGPGIKEGLRILGKIKKELDIPIITDVHCKTEVHEVAKIVDIIQIPAFLCRQTDLILEAAKTLVPVNIKKGQFMSAEDMKHIVQKIESIKNSKIILTERGTFFGYNNLVVDFRSFPILREFGWPVIFDATHSCGNRKFVPYLSRAACACGIDGLFMEVHPEPENALCDGQSMVKLDDLEEILNQCLAFT, from the coding sequence ATGAATATAGTTAATGTTTCAAATATAAAGATTGGAAGCGAATTTGTCCTTATTGCAGGGCCTTGTGTTATTGAGAATGAGGAGATAACATATAATACAGCATTAAGGATAAAGAGGATTGCAGCAAGGCTAAAGATTCCATTTGTCTTTAAGTCATCCTATGATAAGGCAAATAGAAAAAGGATAGATTCGTATAGAGGGCCAGGGATAAAGGAAGGGCTTAGGATTCTTGGAAAAATAAAGAAGGAGCTGGATATTCCCATTATAACAGATGTGCATTGTAAGACAGAGGTACACGAGGTAGCAAAGATTGTAGATATAATCCAAATTCCAGCATTTCTATGCAGGCAGACAGATTTGATTCTTGAGGCAGCAAAAACCCTTGTTCCTGTTAATATAAAAAAGGGTCAATTTATGTCTGCTGAGGATATGAAACATATTGTCCAAAAGATAGAATCCATTAAAAATAGCAAAATCATTCTTACAGAAAGGGGGACATTCTTTGGGTATAACAATCTTGTTGTTGATTTTAGGTCATTTCCCATCTTAAGGGAATTTGGCTGGCCTGTTATCTTTGATGCAACACATAGCTGTGGAAATAGAAAATTTGTTCCCTATCTTTCCCGTGCTGCTTGTGCCTGCGGTATTGATGGCTTATTTATGGAGGTTCATCCAGAGCCAGAAAATGCCCTCTGCGATGGACAAAGTATGGTAAAGCTAGATGACCTGGAAGAAATTTTAAACCAATGTTTAGCTTTTACATAG